Proteins co-encoded in one Ooceraea biroi isolate clonal line C1 chromosome 9, Obir_v5.4, whole genome shotgun sequence genomic window:
- the LOC105284654 gene encoding U4/U6 small nuclear ribonucleoprotein Prp31 has translation MSLADELLADLEENDDADAFEEEPEPNFIPASVSKSLEEEIKVSSVRELAKLCDSERLQKVMIEIDKHSKTPRKSADIVGPVESDPEYQLIVEANNMTVDVDNEIAVIHRFTRDKYSKRFPELESLVVGPLEYVMTVRELGNDLDRAKNNETLQQFLTQATIMVVSVTASTTQGQLLTEDEKNAICEACDMAVELNNCKLKIFEYVESRMAFIAPNLSIIVGASTAAKIIGVAGGLTKLSNIPSCNLLVLGSQKTTLSGFSQVATLPHTGFIYYSDIVQDTSPDLRRKAAKLVATKSTLAARVDARHEYADGHFGQVLREEIEKKLDKLQEPPPVKFVKPLPKPIDPGRKKRGGKRVRKMKERYAITEFRKYANRMNFADIENDAYQEDLGYSRGTIGKAGAGRIRLPQVDEKTKVRISKTLQKNLQKQQQWGGSTTVKKQVSGTASSVAFTPLQGLEIVNPQAAEKKVNETNAKYFSNTAGFLKVKKS, from the exons ATGTCTTTAGCGGACGAACTTCTTGCCGATCTCGAGGAAAATGACGACGCAGATGCTTTTGAGGAAGAACCGGAGCCAAACTTTATCCCGGCTTCCGTTTCCAAATCTTTAGAAGAAG AAATAAAGGTATCCTCTGTGCGAGAGTTGGCTAAGTTATGTGACTCGGAACGATTACAGAAGGTGATGATAGAAATTGACAAACACAGTAAAACACCTAGGAAATCAGCCGATATTGTGGGACCGGTAGAATCTGACCCAGAATATCAGTTAATCGTGGAAGCTAATAATATGACCGTAGATGTTGACAATGAGATTG CCGTTATACATAGATTTACTAGAGACAAGTATTCAAAACGATTTCCAGAGTTGGAATCCTTGGTAGTAGGACCACTGGAATATGTAATGACTGTAAGGGAATTAGGGAATGATTTGGATAGAGCCAAAAACAATGAAACATTGCAACAATTTTTAACTCAAGCTACGATTATGGTCGTTTCCGTAACAGCGTCAACCACACAAGG cCAACTACTGACCGAGGACGAGAAAAATGCCATTTGCGAAGCTTGCGACATGGCAGTAGAATTGAATAACtgtaaactaaaaatatttgaatacgTAGAAAGCAGAATGGCATTCATCGCACCGAATCTGTCAATAATCGTCGGTGCATCAACAGCCGCCAAGATTATAG GTGTTGCGGGCGGTCTGACAAAGCTCTCCAATATCCCAAGTTGTAACCTTTTAGTCTTGGGATCTCAAAAGACTACGCTGTCTGGATTCTCACAAGTCGCTACGTTGCCTCACACGGGATTCATATATTATTCTGATATCGTGCAAGACACATCTCCT GACCTACGGAGGAAAGCAGCAAAGCTAGTAGCGACGAAGAGCACGCTAGCAGCCAGAGTGGACGCTCGCCACGAGTACGCGGACGGTCATTTCGGCCAGGTGTTGCGCGAAGAGATCGAGAAGAAGTTGGATAAGTTGCAGGAGCCGCCGCCCGTGAAGTTCGTGAAGCCTCTGCCGAAGCCGATTGATCCCGGCCGCAAGAAACGCGGTGGTAAACGCGTGCGAAAGATGAAGGAGCGTTACGCGATCACCGAGTTCAGGAAGTATGCCAACAGGATGAACTTCGCTGAT ATTGAAAATGATGCTTATCAGGAGGACCTTGGTTACTCGCGGGGAACAATTGGCAAAGCCGGCGCAGGTCGAATCAGACTGCCACAGGTCGATGAGAAGACGAAAGTCAGGATATCCAAAACGTTACAGAAGAATTTGCAAAAGCAACAACAATGGGGAGGAAGCACCACCGTCAAAAAGCAAGTCTCTGGCACCGCTTCGAGCGTGGCATTCACTCCTTTACag GGTCTTGAAATTGTCAATCCGCAAGCTGCAGAGAAAAAGGTGAACGAAACAAACGCAAAATACTTTTCAAATACAGCTGGTTTCCTGAAGGTCAAGAAATCTTGA
- the LOC105284655 gene encoding dnaJ homolog subfamily B member 12, producing the protein MDSNKDEAERCMELAERFKREKKYEDAEKFARKAQKLYPTKRAEELLQQVAMLSKQNQKSESAEPTVRKRQNVTKEGTHSHSSSEYTKEQLEHVKRIKKCKDYYEILGVSKDSTDSDIKKAYKKMALQLHPDKNKAPGAAEAFKAIGNAVAILTDAEKRKQYDMYGPEEERMQNSHQGHTHYNYTRGFEADITAEELFNMFFGVGFPQQEFYMRRPGGRWMRQQDAQAQHAHSQQANGYTTFFQMLPVLLLILLTMMSSFFISDPVYSLHSNSKYSVARTTQTLKVPYFVKENFHSEYQGSLRRLEISIEEDFVHGLKQTCVREKNYRESMMWKARNFGDQELFLKAKNLETPSCKKLQDLQA; encoded by the exons ATGGACAGCAACAAGGATGAAGCGGAGCGATGCATGGAACTCGCGGAGCGCTTCAAGCGCGAGAAAAAATACGAGGACGCCGAGAAGTTCGCTCGCAAAGCTCAGAAACTCTATCCGACGAAGAGGGCTGAGG AGCTGTTGCAGCAAGTGGCAATGCTCTCGAAGCAGAACCAAAAGTCAGAGTCGGCTGAGCCAACCGTCAGAAAGCGACAGAATGTAACCAAGGAAGGAACACATTCCCACAGTAGTTCTGAATATACTAAAGAACAGTTGGAACATGTAAAAAG GATAAAGAAGTGCAAGGATTATTACGAAATCTTAGGAGTCAGCAAAGATAGCACAGACAGTGATATTAAGAAAGCGTACAAAAAGATGGCGCTTCAGTTGCATCCGGACAAAAATAAAGCACCAGGTGCTGCTGAAGCTTTTAAAG CTATTGGCAATGCAGTTGCTATTCTCACTGATGCGGAGAAAAGGAAACAGTACGATATGTATGGTCCCGAAGAAGAACGAATGCAGAATTCGCATCAGGGTCATACACATTACAACTATACTCGTGGATTTGAAG CTGATATTACGGCCGAAGAATTGTTCAACATGTTCTTCGGCGTCGGCTTTCCACAACAAGAATTTTACATGCGTCGGCCAGGTGGGAGATGGATGAGGCAGCAGGATGCACAAGCACAACATGCTCATTCTCAA CAAGCAAACGGGTACACCACATTTTTCCAGATGTTGCCAGTTTTGTTGTTAATATTGCTAACGATGATGAGTAGCTTCTTCATATCCGACCCGGTATACAGCCTGCACTCGAACTC GAAATATTCTGTGGCCAGGACAACTCAAACCTTGAAAGTACCATATTTCGTTAAGGAGAACTTTCATAGCGAGTATCAGGGCAGTTTACGTAGGCTAGAAATCTCAATCGAAGAGGACTTCGTGCACGGCTTGAAGCAGACCTGCGTCAGAGAGAAAAATTACA GAGAAAGTATGATGTGGAAAGCCCGTAATTTCGGAGATCAAGAGCTATTCTTAAAGGCTAAAAATCTCGAGACACCTTCGTGTAAGAAACTACAGGACCTGCAAGCTTGA
- the LOC105284657 gene encoding 60S ribosomal protein L39, which translates to MSAHKTFIIKRKLAKKLKQNRPIPQWVRMRTGNTIRYNAKRRHWRRTKLKL; encoded by the exons ATG TCGGCACACAAGACGTTCATCATCAAGCGAAAGCTTGCCAAAAAGCTGAAGCAAAACAGACCGATTCCCCAATGGGTGAGGATGAGGACTGGTAACACCATCCG ATACAACGCCAAGAGGCGTCACTGGAGGAGAACAAAGTTGAAGTTGTAA
- the LOC105284656 gene encoding 39S ribosomal protein L22, mitochondrial, with protein sequence MQSLRQCVTQLAVFGRPMLNRTNALPSTVKPLNLIPACSFHVSLIFNDKRTQGPTRFLNHNKTIFRPQKPDEERRPAYVCNMRANIKYSPKNMWYIAAFVRGMSVDEAVKQLSFLQKKGAAIAKEVILEAQRMAVEEHNVEFKSNLWVAESFATKGIVIKGLRRHARGRKGVIHYRYCHYFVRLEEGPPPKNYYLPYPKSGEELLDDWLKQMHMRKVTNSL encoded by the exons ATGCAGAGCCTGCGTCAGTGCGTAACGCAACTAGCAGTGTTTGGTAGACCTATGTTAAATAGGACGAATGCATTACCAAGCACAGTAAAACCATTAAATCTTATACCAGCATGTAGttttcatgtttctttgataTTCAATGACAAAAGGACTCAGGGTCCAACACGCTTtctaaatcataataaaactatttttcgaCCTCAAAAGCCGGATGAAGAAAGAAGACCTGCC TATGTATGTAACATGAGGGCCAACATAAAGTACAGTCCAAAAAATATGTGGTACATCGCGGCTTTCGTGCGAGGAATGTCTGTGGATGAAGCTGTAAAACAGTTGAGTTTTCTGCAGAAGAAAGGTGCCGCAATTGCGAAGGAAGTTATATTAGAAGCCCAACGTATGGCCGTGGAGGAGCATAACGTCGAGTTTAAGAGTAATCTATGGGTTG CGGAGTCATTTGCTACGAAAGGCATAGTAATAAAGGGATTGCGGCGCCATGCTAGAGGACGCAAGGGAGTAATTCATTATAGGTATTGCCACTATTTTGTACGCTTGGAGGAAGGACCACCACCTAAGAATTACTATCTGCCATATCCTAAGAGCGGTGAAGAGTTGTTGGACGACTGGTTAAAACAGATGCACATGCGCAAAGTAACGAATTCCTTGTAA
- the LOC105284658 gene encoding probable serine/threonine-protein kinase kinX, translated as MPRSRRNSDDDSESTIDCLRFPAPQTVNSPTLRRSSRIRQKTPSVSPDSDAMDIGIPAKRITRSTAATASKNATPTKINSQASKRFVRAGSETKSSPAVRSTRRTTRSSSVEPKSLADQPNTPSKVRRRICVLIANSPVQEEVESADSLDQEKKCDQSDNKSEVHNTNVDETMHDKKSLAIPSEVSMDSLTAAESKDPSTAGESKDTSTAGIGKEQDEKSEAECDLVLVDKQAWLAAKSMKMAIQEESSDYDSDDTVIKKSKLDAARANSNRNLSIINEEMSTDVEMKVIERASLHKSSNSTSLKQDDKNAQDVSMGECQVDIPHEESDTNGMEISQERRSLSKSRNQDTTEERSEKKKKKKSLSNRDDSKIEEQACLNRSTEKELKAFANLLENVFDDESSDSETIIPAMELGFENCSMVTRAGSIAIDSDGSGKLNDTSTTSHSNIVSSFLFAEVDNDEDNDNGTDKDSSVNSDVRKEYNLDGTEQKFDDDNVPHDECRASESEYSDPNDNGSDLIDFIVNDDKVENEEKEEEEDEEQEKNYEEQEEMNDEDNQTEEEDTIFLLNCEIGEEEKRVDTKNKDREKTRAKVNEYTMIENEDADDEHSEVEIHPCDNIDESSDDNNQLPEKIGENKKNDSVEIISSRNSETKKEQITDPKKSCATKNEETILLDTSDPNVSVFDKSKKTHVAKREETISLISSESPSSIKRKRKSLLRCSGKDGREQDSLKLDESAKSRFSRKLSRLHSPMDCSTPKLNSSKQLEFNIETPKTVEKTQESKVELDKSQTSTSSKKSKSKDSTTKKNTSLTDTFHQDKRFVERPLNSSLPSDLIEIIEKANSSKPTTVSKSAELRKSMSLTHTETPRIRHLRKEKLNESAPASKLHVEADQSKESKDELLTTEEKEDVAKTKIKKKSKENVPNVDSSRDITRKRKRQQAEETFKENITDKVLSEDTMELKASPKQKRVKFSESLTVKDDICKGTSEINETKKEKKTKKKLVSVSGQCENIKEAESYQNENVPNLEPSSDNITRKRKRQRKQAEETLKENITDKVLSEDTMELEASPKQKRVKFSESLTVKDDICKGTSEINETKKEKKKKKKLVNVSEQCENVKETDTYQNENVPNLESSSDNTARKRKRQRKHKRQAEETLDKHIIDRAFKKRRFLSHERRRFFSYERPMASPQPHNSKSKSAKNIGVQPNTSGSTTQFNVINLQTL; from the exons ATGCCGCGCTCCAGGCGAAACTCGGACGACGATTCGGAGTCCACAATAG ATTGTCTTCGATTTCCTGCTCCACAAACAGTAAACTCTCCTACGTTACGTCGTAGTAGCAGGATAAGGCAGAAGACGCCTTCAGTCTCTCCTGATAGCGATGCCATGGATATTGGGATACCTGCCAAGAGAATAACCAGGAGTACAGCTGCTACAGCTTCCAAGAACGCAACACCAACCAAGATAAATTCTCAAgcaag TAAGCGCTTTGTACGAGCTGGGTCTGAGACAAAATCATCGCCAGCAGTCAGAAGCACACGTAGAACTACTAGATCTAGTTCTGTCGAACCGAAATCCTTGGCCGACCAACCGAATACGCCAAGTAAAGTACGCAGACGGATATGTGTTTTGATAGCAAACTCTCCGGTACAAGAAGAGGTTGAGAGCGCCGATAGTCTTGATCAAGAAAAGAAATGTGATCAGTCAGACAACAAAAGTGAAGTACACAATACTAATGTGGATGAAACAATGCATGATAAGAAAAGTTTGG CAATTCCCAGTGAAGTCTCCATGGATAGTTTGACTGCTGCGGAAAGTAAAGATCCTTCGACTGCTGGAGAAAGTAAAGATACTTCGACTGCTGGAATAGGAAAGGAACAGGACGAGAAGAGTGAAGCTGAATGTGATCTCGTTCTAGTAGACAAACAAGCATGGTTAGCTGCGAAGAGCATGAAAATGGCGATACAGGAGGAATCGTCCGACTATGACTCGGACGATACCGTGATAAAAAAGAGCAAACTGGATGCGGCACGAGCGAATTCCAATAGAAACTTGAGCATAATAAACGAAGAAATGTCGACGGATGTGGAGATGAAAGTAATCGAAAGGGCATCTCTGCATAAATCTTCGAACAGTACATCGTTGAAGCAGGATGACAAAAACGCGCAAGATGTTTCCATGGGTGAATGCCAAGTAGACATACCGCATGAGGAATCGGACACGAACGGAATGGAAATATCGCAGGAGAGACGTTCCCTGAGCAAATCACGTAACCAAGATACAACGGAGGAGAGATctgagaagaagaaaaaaaagaagagtttgTCAAATAGAGATGACAGTAAAATAGAGGAACAAGCATGCTTAAATCGTTCGACAGAGAAGGAGTTAAAAGCTTTCGCCAACTTATTGGAAAATGTATTTGATGACGAAAGCAGCGACAGCGAGACCATTATACCAGCTATGGAATTAGGATTTGAGAATTGTTCCATGGTCACACGAGCGGGATCAATTGCCATTGATTCGGATGGTAGCGGAAAGCTTAACGACACGTCAACAACGTCGCATTCTAACATTGTGTCTAGTTTCCTATTCGCAGAAGTGGATAACGATGAAGACAACGATAATGGCACCGATAAGGACAGCAGTGTGAATTCCGATGTTAGAAAAGAATACAATCTGGATGGGACGGAACAGAAATTCGATGATGATAATGTACCCCACGATGAATGCAGAGCTTCAGAATCGGAATATTCGGATCCCAACGACAACGGTTCAGATCTTATAGATTTTATAGTCAACGATGATAAAGTGGAGaatgaggaaaaagaagaagaagaagatgaggagcaagaaaagaattatgaagaacaagaagaaatGAATGATGAAGATAACCAAACCGAAGAGGAAGACACTATCTTCCTCTTGAATTGTGAGATTggagaagaggagaagagagtaGATACTAAAAACAAAGACCGAGAAAAGACTAGAGCAAAGGTAAACGAATATACAATGATCGAAAATGAGGATGCGGATGATGAACATTCTGAAGTGGAAATACATCCCTGTGATAATATCGATGAGAGTAGCGATGACAACAATCAATTGCCAGAGAAAATCggcgaaaataaaaagaatgactccgttgaaattatttcttctcgCAATAGTGAAACGAAAAAGGAACAAATCACCGACCCGAAGAAATCTTGTGCGacgaaaaatgaagaaaccaTTCTGTTGGATACGTCTGATCCGAACGTATCCGTATTTGATAAGAGCAAGAAAACCCACGTGGCGAAGCGTGAAGAAACCATCTCATTGATTTCATCGGAGTCACCATCGtcgattaaaagaaaaagaaagtcaCTTTTACGATGTTCTGGGAAGGATGGAAGGGAACAGGATTCGCTAAAGCTGGACGAGTCTGCGAAGAGTCggttttcaagaaaattatcgAGATTGCATTCACCAATGGACTGCAGTACACCAAAGCTTAATTCTTCGAAACAACTTGAGTTTAATATTGAGACACCTAAAACAGTGGAAAAGACTCAGGAAAGTAAAGTTGAATTAGATAAAAGTCAAACTAGTACTTCATCTAAGAAAAGCAAGTCGAAGGACTCTACTACGAAAAAGAATACCAGTTTAACGGACACTTTCCATCAAGATAAGCGTTTCGTGGAAAGACCATTAAATAGCAGTCTCCCATCtgatttaatagaaataatagaaaaagcaAATTCTTCGAAACCAACAACAGTTTCCAAATCAGCTGAACTACGCAAATCTATGAGTCTTACTCATACCGAGACGCCTAGAATAAGACATCTAAGAAAGGAAAAGTTAAATGAAAGCGCACCAGCATCAAAATTACATGTGGAAGCCGATCAGTCGAAGGAATCGAAGGACGAATTGCTAACTacggaagagaaggaggatgtagcaaaaacgaaaataaagaaaaaaagtaaggAGAATGTTCCTAACGTGGATTCGTCTCGCGATATTACGCGAAAACGGAAAAGACAACAAGCAGAAGAAACATTCAAGGAGAATATCACTGATAAGGTTTTGTCTGAAGACACTATGGAATTAAAAGCTTCTCCAAAACAAAAACGTGTCAAATTTAGTGAATCACTAACTGTAAAAGATGACATCTGCAAAGGTACATCTGAGATCAATgagacaaagaaagaaaagaagacaaAGAAGAAACTAGTCAGTGTAAGTGGACAATGTGAAAACATAAAGGAAGCTGAGTCATACCAAAATGAGAATGTTCCTAACTTGGAGCCGTCTAGCGATAATATTACGCGAAAACGGAAAAGACAGAGAAAACAAGCAGAAGAAACGTTGAAGGAGAATATCACTGATAAGGTTTTGTCTGAAGACACTATGGAATTAGAAGCTTCTCCAAAACAAAAACGTGTCAAATTTAGTGAATCACTAACTGTAAAAGATGACATCTGCAAAGGTACATCTGAGATCAATgagacaaagaaagaaaagaagaaaaagaagaaactagTCAATGTAAGTGAACAATGTGAAAACGTGAAGGAAACCGACACATATCAAAATGAGAATGTTCCTAACTTGGAGTCGTCTAGCGATAATACTGCGCGAAAAcggaagagacagagaaagcaCAAGAGACAAGCAGAAGAAACATTGGACAAGCATATCATTGATAGAGCTTTCAAGAAGAGACGATTTTTGTCACACGAGAGACGGCGATTTTTCTCATACGAGAGACCGATGGCGTCGCCGCAGCCACACAATTCCAAGTCGAAGAGTGCAAAGAACATCGGTGTCCAACCAAACACTTCTGGTAGCACTACGCAGTTCAACGTGATAAACTTACAAACACTATAG
- the LOC105284659 gene encoding electron transfer flavoprotein subunit alpha, mitochondrial: MFSTYARALRATNKFSSSLARYESTLVIAEHNNETLLPITCNTLTAATKVGGDVTLLVAGTKCEAVAQNACKAKGVSKVLLADSDAFKGFTAESLTPLILKLCGEHKFTHVLAGASAFGKALLPRVAAKLDVSPVSDIIGIKAPDTFVRAIYAGNAIQTIKSKDNVKVVSVRGTSFELLPLEGGSAKCENVPTGDYTANQVEYIKQELSKSDRPELTSAKVVISGGRGMKSGENFKLLYTLADKLNAAVGASRAAVDAGFVPNDLQVGQTGKIVAPNLYIAVGISGAIQHLAGMKDSKTIVAINKDPEAPIFQVADYGLVADLFKAVPELTEKL; the protein is encoded by the exons ATGTTCTCCACGTACGCCAGGGCACTACGGGCTACTAACAAA ttCAGCAGCTCATTAGCACGTTACGAGTCCACTTTGGTCATCGCGGAGCACAACAATGAAACTCTATTGCCAATCACTTGTAACACATTAACAGCTGCGACGAAAGTCGGTGGCGACGTAACGCTGCTGGTCGCTGGGACGAAATGCGAGGCGGTCGCGCAAAATGCTTGCAAGGCCAAGGGCGTCTCTAAGGTCCTTCTCGCGGACAGCGACGCGTTCAAGGGATTTACCGCGGAATCGTTAACGCCTCTCATACTTAAGCTGTGCGGTGAGCACAAATTCACACATGTGTTGGCCGGTGCGAGCGCGTTCGGTAAAGCGTTGCTTCCCAGG GTTGCAGCGAAGTTAGATGTGTCTCCAGTCAGTGACATCATTGGCATAAAAGCGCCCGATACGTTTGTACGCGCTATATACGCTGGCAACGCCATTCAGACTATTAAATCTAAGGACAACGTTAAAGTGGTATCCGTCAGAGGCACGTCTTTCGAGCTGCTGCCTTTGGAGGGCGGCAGTGCCAAGTGCGAGAATGTTCCCACTGGTGATTATACGGCGAACCAGGTGGAATACATCAAACAGGAGCTCAGCAAATCGGACAGGCCAGAATTGACGTCTGCCAAGGTCGTAATCTCCGGTGGACGTGGAATGAAATCCGGAGAGAACTTTAAGTTGCTGTACACGTTGGCGGACAAGCTCAACGCAGCGGTAGGTGCGTCCCGCGCTGCAGTTGACGCGGGATTCGTACCGAACGATCTGCAAGTCGGACAAACCGGAAAAATTGTTGCTCCC AATTTGTACATAGCGGTTGGAATTTCGGGAGCAATTCAACATCTTGCTGGTATGAAGGACTCCAAGACGATTGTCGCGATCAACAAGGATCCAGAAGCGCCCATCTTTCAAGTAGCAGATTATGGATTAGTCGCAGATTTGTTTAAAGCTGTGCCCGAGCTTACGgagaaattgtaa
- the LOC105284662 gene encoding U6 snRNA-associated Sm-like protein LSm2: MLFYSFFKSLVGKDVVVELKNDLSICGILHSVDQYLNIKLTDITVMEQEKYPHMLSVKNCFIRGSVVRYVQLPVDEVDTQLLADAARREAMNAQAR, from the exons ATG TTGTTCTATTCCTTCTTTAAGTCCTTGGTTGGCAAGGACGTGGTCGTCGAGTTGAAGAATGATCTTAG CATTTGCGGCATATTACACTCCGTCGACCAGTACCTGAACATAAAACTAACTGATATCACTGTAATGGAACAGGAGAAATATCCTCACATG TTATCAGTAAAGAACTGCTTTATTCGTGGGTCCGTGGTACGATACGTGCAGCTTCCAGTGGACGAAGTAGATACACAGCTCTTGGCGGATGCAGCACGTAGAGAAGCAATGAACGCTCAAGCGAGATAG
- the LOC105284661 gene encoding carbonyl reductase [NADPH] 1: MAKRVAVVTGGNKGIGFAIVKALCEQYEGSVYLTARDVTRGMKAVDQLQKQGLQPKFHQLDVADDESVTNFRDYLKATYDGLDVLVNNAAIAFKHAATEPFSVQAEETLRVNYFSLRKVCTALYPLLRPHARVVHVSSSAGRLRNITGEELKKKLSNPDLTEDELDNIMHEFVNAAKSGTHIEAGWSNSAYVASKIGVSALAGIHQAMFNADPREDIAVNAVHPGYVDTDMTSHQGPLTPDEGAIGPVYCALLPENTEIKGKYIWNDKTLSEWK, translated from the exons ATGGCTAAACGTGTGGCTGTG GTAACGGGCGGAAACAAGGGTATCGGCTTTGCCATCGTCAAAGCGCTCTGCGAGCAGTACGAGGGTAGCGTCTACCTGACAGCTCGCGATGTTACTCGGGGCATGAAGGCAGTGGACCAGCTGCAAAAGCAGGGCCTCCAGCCGAAGTTCCATCAACTTGACGTCGCCGACGATGAGAGCGTCACAAACTTCCGGGATTACTTGAAGGCCACTTACGATGGCCTCGACGTTCTCGTCAACAACGCTGCCATAGCGTTTAAA caTGCTGCAACAGAGCCCTTCAGCGTCCAGGCCGAAGAAACACTGCGAGTAAACTATTTCAGCCTGCGTAAAGTGTGCACCGCTCTTTATCCGTTACTCAGACCGCACGCTCGAGTGGTTCACGTCTCGAGCAGTGCCGGACGTCTCCGCAACATTACTGGCGAGGAGTTGAAGAAGAAACTGTCCAATCCAGACCTTACCGAGGACGAATTGGATAACATCATGCATGAATTCGTCAA CGCTGCGAAGTCTGGCACACACATTGAAGCTGGCTGGTCAAATTCGGCGTATGTTGCGAGTAAGATCGGCGTGTCCGCTCTGGCTGGCATTCATCAGGCCATGTTTAACGCAGATCCGCGGGAGGACATCGCGGTGAACGCAGTGCATCCCGGTTACGTGGATACTGACATGACCAGCCACCAGGGACCTTTAACGCCGGATGAAGGAGCCATAGGGCCCGTTTATTGCGCCTTATTGCCAGAAAACACGGAGATAAAGGGAAAGTACATTTGGAACGACAAGACATTGTCCGAGTGGAAGTAA